One Colias croceus chromosome 28, ilColCroc2.1 DNA window includes the following coding sequences:
- the LOC123704070 gene encoding isochorismatase domain-containing protein 1-like, with the protein MARNIIKLGALEAQKTAFLLCDIQETFRPHVKHFGEVVKVANKMMEAAKHFKIPVYISEQYPKGLGHTTKDINVADAALVYEKTKFSMYTPELQEKLKKDVPDLSAIVLFGIEAHVCIEQTVIDLLNENLAVHVLADGVSSRSLMDRQLALQRLQSIGCFVGTSENVLFKLLRDKNNPAFKAISKLNTTPTADEFGVNTRKSVL; encoded by the exons ATGGCTCGTAATATCATTAAATTGGGAGCCCTTGAAGCCCAAAAGACCGCTTTCCTGTTATGTGATATTCAAGAAACTTTTCGACCTCACGTAAAACACTTTGGCGAAGTCGTAAAGGTTGCGAATAAAAtg ATGGAAGCAGCGAAACACTTCAAAATCCCAGTTTACATATCGGAACAGTACCCCAAAGGACTCGGACACACAACCAAAGACATTAACGTTGCAGACGCAGCTTTAGTGTACGAAAAGACAAAGTTTTCCATGTACACACCTGAGTTGCAGGAGAAATTGAAGAAAGATGTGCCTGATTTGAGtgctattgttttatttggaattgag gcGCATGTATGCATAGAGCAAACAGTAATAGATTTACTCAATGAAAATTTAGCAGTACATGTCTTAGCTGATGGAGTATCTTCGAGGTCTCTTATGGATAGGCAATTGGCTTTACAg cgGTTACAATCAATCGGCTGTTTCGTAGGTACATCGGAGAATGTTCTCTTCAAACTACTAAGGGACAAGAATAATCCAGCTTTTAAAGCTATCTCCAAATTAAATACAACACCCACAGCCGATGAGTTTGGTGTGAATACCCGCAAATctgtattgtaa